A genomic region of Pseudomonadota bacterium contains the following coding sequences:
- the rpmE gene encoding 50S ribosomal protein L31, whose translation MKNDIHPEYHEIVVEMTDGTTYRTRSTWGNPGDTLKLEIDASSHPAWTGVHRLVDSGGQLAKFNKRFESFGLKG comes from the coding sequence ATGAAGAACGATATACATCCTGAGTACCATGAAATTGTTGTAGAAATGACGGATGGCACAACCTATAGGACTAGGTCGACTTGGGGAAACCCCGGTGACACTTTAAAACTCGAGATCGACGCTAGTTCCCATCCAGCTTGGACTGGCGTACATCGTTTAGTTGATAGCGGTGGCCAGCTTGCAAAATTCAATAAACGCTTTGAAAGCTTTGGACTTAAGGGGTGA
- a CDS encoding CoA ester lyase, producing MSEITEKAKEGLVLRSLLFVPVNVDKYVEKAHTRGADAIILDLEDSIASSEKAMARSLVTDAAKLVSRRGADVFVRINSPLRLAIPDLEAVIGHGITGITLPKCDGPGHVRLIAEAISELEAERGMDVGSTIMSVRIETAEAYFKMPEIAKSHERIAGFGLGSEDFTLSIGVEPSTETLLFPKQQSIIAARAAGVLPMGLVSSGADYTRLDEMREIVKKSRRFGFAGSSCIHPAVVPILNQEFTPNEGEIAKARVIIEEFQKAIDAGRASLEVDGKMVDYPVVYRAQNLIKIADNIAKKEAANEAN from the coding sequence ATGTCTGAAATTACTGAAAAAGCTAAAGAAGGTTTAGTGCTGCGTTCATTACTGTTCGTGCCAGTAAATGTAGATAAGTATGTTGAGAAGGCTCATACCCGTGGCGCTGATGCTATAATTTTGGACTTGGAAGATAGCATAGCTTCCTCTGAAAAAGCTATGGCGCGCTCCCTTGTAACCGATGCAGCAAAGCTTGTTAGCAGGAGAGGCGCTGATGTTTTTGTCCGAATAAACAGTCCGCTACGGCTCGCCATACCTGATCTCGAGGCCGTTATCGGTCACGGAATAACTGGAATTACCTTACCTAAGTGTGATGGTCCTGGCCACGTGCGGTTGATTGCGGAAGCAATTTCGGAATTGGAAGCAGAACGTGGTATGGATGTGGGTTCGACAATTATGAGTGTTCGTATTGAAACTGCCGAAGCTTACTTCAAAATGCCAGAGATTGCTAAATCACACGAGCGTATTGCAGGATTTGGATTAGGTAGCGAGGATTTCACCCTTTCTATAGGTGTAGAGCCATCAACTGAAACACTTTTGTTTCCAAAACAGCAATCAATAATAGCGGCACGAGCGGCAGGTGTTTTGCCCATGGGTTTGGTCAGTTCGGGGGCTGATTACACGAGACTTGATGAAATGCGGGAGATCGTAAAAAAATCCCGTCGTTTTGGCTTCGCAGGATCATCATGTATTCATCCCGCTGTAGTTCCTATCCTTAATCAAGAGTTCACTCCTAATGAAGGAGAGATTGCAAAGGCTCGGGTAATAATTGAGGAGTTTCAAAAGGCAATTGACGCAGGTCGCGCGTCACTTGAGGTTGATGGAAAGATGGTCGATTACCCGGTTGTCTACCGCGCTCAGAATTTGATTAAAATTGCAGATAATATCGCAAAAAAAGAGGCGGCTAATGAGGCGAATTGA
- a CDS encoding LLM class flavin-dependent oxidoreductase, producing the protein MSIGVGFGIADFPFSSAKAFWEWVALCEESGVDSIWQTDRLISKVPYLESLSALAAIAGATKTIKFGMNICSVALRDPLVTAKQCATIDYLSDGRLLPAFGIGSKDAADWAATGRVFKGVGQKVDESLEIISRLWSEESVSFEGEHYRYKDACIEPKPAQRKLPIWIGGSSRPAIRRTARFASGWQAGRETPAEVKPVIDEIKKEVELAGRSIDYDHYGAGFFFRFGNWEEPCVKSKAALYLKRAPKTNLNASWAIGNSDDILERIQEYINAGVCKFVLRPIGDSDGELMAQTLRLVEEVIPDVGALKPTP; encoded by the coding sequence ATGAGTATTGGCGTTGGTTTTGGGATTGCGGATTTTCCGTTTTCATCCGCTAAAGCATTCTGGGAGTGGGTTGCGCTTTGCGAAGAAAGTGGCGTGGATTCAATATGGCAGACAGATCGTCTCATTTCCAAAGTACCCTACCTTGAATCACTTTCTGCTCTTGCAGCAATAGCCGGCGCGACTAAAACAATAAAATTTGGGATGAATATTTGTTCGGTCGCATTGCGAGATCCACTTGTGACGGCCAAGCAATGCGCAACTATAGACTATTTGAGCGATGGGCGTCTTCTGCCAGCATTCGGAATTGGTAGCAAAGATGCTGCTGACTGGGCAGCTACTGGACGTGTGTTTAAAGGTGTTGGTCAGAAAGTAGATGAGTCTTTGGAAATAATTTCGCGACTTTGGTCAGAAGAATCGGTGAGTTTCGAAGGCGAACACTACAGATATAAAGATGCTTGCATTGAACCTAAGCCGGCTCAAAGAAAACTTCCTATTTGGATTGGAGGCTCATCGCGGCCTGCAATTAGACGAACAGCCCGTTTTGCTAGTGGTTGGCAAGCAGGTCGAGAAACGCCCGCAGAAGTTAAGCCTGTAATAGATGAAATCAAGAAAGAGGTTGAACTCGCAGGTCGCAGTATTGATTATGATCATTATGGCGCGGGTTTCTTTTTTCGATTTGGAAATTGGGAGGAGCCTTGCGTTAAAAGCAAGGCCGCTTTGTATCTTAAACGAGCTCCGAAAACTAACCTGAACGCTAGTTGGGCGATTGGAAATTCTGATGACATACTGGAACGTATCCAAGAGTATATAAATGCTGGAGTTTGTAAGTTTGTTTTGCGCCCAATAGGGGATAGCGATGGAGAACTAATGGCGCAGACGTTGCGGCTCGTTGAAGAGGTGATACCGGATGTGGGTGCTTTGAAGCCGACGCCTTAG
- a CDS encoding Hsp20 family protein yields MRYDFSPLFRSTVGFDRLFNMIGDLENEQTQSYPPYNIEKLSDDAYRVTIAVAGFKIEDLEIVAQENQLLVSGRVGEERNDASSVETTVVYRGIAERAFERRFSLADHVKVTGADLADGLLHIELEREIPESLKPRQIPIGNGMHAQKKLKTKAA; encoded by the coding sequence ATGCGTTATGATTTTTCACCACTTTTTAGAAGTACCGTAGGTTTCGATCGTTTGTTCAACATGATTGGTGACCTAGAAAATGAACAGACACAAAGCTACCCACCATACAATATTGAAAAACTGTCAGACGACGCGTACCGGGTGACCATCGCAGTCGCTGGTTTTAAAATAGAAGACCTCGAAATTGTAGCACAGGAAAATCAGCTGTTAGTATCGGGCCGCGTCGGGGAGGAGCGTAATGATGCTTCTAGTGTGGAAACGACAGTAGTATACAGAGGAATAGCCGAGCGAGCATTTGAACGGAGGTTCAGTCTTGCAGACCACGTGAAAGTCACTGGTGCTGATCTAGCGGATGGGCTTTTGCATATTGAGCTTGAGCGAGAAATTCCAGAAAGTTTGAAGCCACGTCAGATTCCAATCGGAAATGGTATGCACGCGCAAAAGAAACTTAAAACGAAAGCGGCCTGA
- a CDS encoding SDR family oxidoreductase — MPKTPNYFKDKTIFITGAASGIGKSTAMIFAREASNVVATDIDEKGAIMTADHVVQGGGHGIGLQCDVTDRGSIEKAVSLSLERFGKIDFLFNSAGSAIKRAKFLEIDEDLWDRTYELNVKGTFLCMQVIIPHMLKEGKGVIVNMASNATRTGGAAKSPHYASAKGAVHTLTIGVGREFAGRGVRCLSLSPSAVDTPFQDISSKEMLDASIEGNPMKRMGTPDEIAEMVLFTCSDACEFINADTLYLTGGSKA; from the coding sequence GTGCCAAAAACACCAAATTATTTCAAAGATAAGACAATCTTCATCACAGGTGCTGCAAGTGGCATAGGGAAATCAACGGCAATGATTTTTGCCAGAGAAGCCTCTAACGTAGTAGCCACTGATATTGATGAGAAAGGTGCCATTATGACTGCCGACCACGTTGTTCAAGGCGGAGGGCATGGAATAGGCCTTCAATGTGACGTTACCGACCGCGGCAGTATTGAAAAAGCGGTTTCTCTGAGTCTCGAAAGATTCGGAAAAATTGACTTCCTCTTTAATTCAGCAGGCTCAGCAATAAAACGGGCAAAGTTTTTAGAGATCGATGAGGATCTGTGGGATCGAACATATGAGTTGAACGTAAAGGGAACCTTTTTATGTATGCAGGTTATAATTCCGCACATGTTAAAGGAAGGAAAGGGTGTGATTGTTAATATGGCTAGCAACGCCACTCGCACAGGCGGTGCCGCCAAATCCCCTCATTACGCATCGGCCAAGGGTGCGGTACACACCCTGACAATTGGTGTTGGCCGCGAATTTGCAGGTAGAGGCGTACGATGTCTATCGTTGTCACCATCCGCAGTTGATACCCCTTTCCAAGATATTTCTAGTAAAGAAATGCTTGATGCTTCAATTGAGGGAAACCCCATGAAACGTATGGGCACACCTGATGAAATAGCGGAAATGGTGCTATTTACATGTTCTGATGCTTGTGAGTTCATTAATGCCGATACGCTATACCTAACAGGCGGATCGAAAGCATAA
- a CDS encoding DUF1192 domain-containing protein, whose amino-acid sequence MDTDEFEPTTRPQELKDLEVMSIEALNTYIAKLKMEIERAEAQIASKKSHRTAADSFFDKKSE is encoded by the coding sequence ATGGACACAGACGAATTTGAGCCAACCACCAGACCACAGGAATTGAAAGATCTTGAAGTAATGTCGATAGAGGCTCTCAACACTTATATAGCTAAATTAAAGATGGAAATAGAGCGCGCTGAAGCTCAAATCGCTTCGAAAAAATCGCACCGTACCGCCGCAGATTCCTTTTTTGACAAAAAAAGCGAATAA
- a CDS encoding thiamine pyrophosphate-dependent enzyme, protein MAKKITKKHVSKPNAKLKAGELERRKATKAILGDTDDFLIVTGLAGAKDDVLNATGANPNNVFPLSGAMGAACSIGLGLALAQPDRTVLVVTGEGELLMNVGTLAAIGAMEVPNLRILCIDNQRYGETGWQPSHTLRGVDLAKMAEGANIKSVRTVTKQSQFKEARELLRNANSSTFILLKVAATDPGKLAMPAERDASVWKTRFRDALGVV, encoded by the coding sequence ATGGCTAAAAAAATCACAAAGAAACATGTCAGTAAACCTAATGCCAAACTTAAGGCTGGTGAACTTGAACGCCGCAAAGCGACGAAAGCCATACTCGGTGATACCGATGATTTTCTCATCGTGACTGGGCTTGCAGGAGCTAAAGACGACGTTCTGAATGCAACTGGAGCTAATCCGAACAATGTCTTCCCACTCAGTGGTGCGATGGGTGCAGCTTGTAGTATTGGATTGGGATTGGCTTTGGCACAGCCAGATAGAACTGTGCTTGTTGTTACTGGAGAGGGAGAGCTTCTCATGAATGTTGGTACACTAGCAGCAATAGGAGCGATGGAGGTTCCCAATCTCCGCATTTTATGTATCGATAACCAGCGTTATGGGGAGACTGGATGGCAACCCAGCCACACTCTTCGCGGTGTAGACTTGGCGAAAATGGCAGAAGGCGCCAATATCAAATCCGTTCGAACTGTTACAAAACAAAGTCAATTTAAGGAGGCACGTGAATTACTACGAAACGCCAATAGTAGCACGTTTATTTTACTTAAAGTTGCGGCCACTGACCCTGGAAAATTAGCAATGCCAGCTGAACGTGATGCTTCGGTTTGGAAAACACGTTTTCGGGATGCACTTGGGGTGGTGTAG
- a CDS encoding thioesterase family protein: protein MTKEKHPNREKFPFFVDIPTRWMDSDMYGHVNNVEYYSYIDTAVNMHLVKKIMLDPNTAPVFGVVAETGCKYFREIRHPDIVETGIRVTRIGNSSVTYQAALFRRSDESLAALGHFVHVYVDRKTRKPTTIPNAFRKELNKILT, encoded by the coding sequence ATGACTAAAGAAAAACATCCTAATCGGGAAAAATTCCCGTTTTTTGTCGACATACCAACCCGTTGGATGGATAGCGACATGTATGGCCATGTGAATAATGTCGAGTATTACTCCTATATCGATACAGCGGTGAATATGCATCTGGTTAAAAAAATAATGCTAGACCCGAATACTGCTCCGGTATTTGGTGTGGTGGCAGAAACCGGCTGCAAATATTTTAGAGAAATACGACACCCTGATATAGTTGAAACCGGTATTCGTGTCACGCGAATAGGAAACTCCAGTGTGACCTATCAGGCGGCACTATTTAGACGCTCAGACGAGAGTTTGGCTGCTCTTGGACATTTCGTACACGTCTATGTTGACCGTAAGACCCGAAAACCTACAACGATACCAAACGCATTTCGCAAGGAATTGAATAAAATACTTACTTAA
- a CDS encoding peptidoglycan -binding protein — protein sequence MALVRRHRTNPDIWPGFVDALATLLMVIIFLLMIFAVSQFYLSDALVGRDKALASLNVKMAELADLLDVEQKAKASLLSEKLSLSADLESSISREDALASNLAAAKRELEKNETERNALKGEIRVSRNNIMLLKKDLVALETLKKKFQQDAAKLQVNLNKRTTSLNEQKKISATTKAQLTSIKQQMSALRIQLLEIKKALEISERKDKDAQIKIANLGKRLNAALASKVHQLARYRSQFFGRLRDVLGDRRDVQIVGDRFVFQSEVLFKSGSAVIGNKGKDKLRKFGRTLKEIASNVPDDIDWILRVDGHTDQRPIRTIEFPSNWELSAARAISVVKFLRKQGLPAKRFAATGFAASYPLDNRSDEIAYRRNRRIEMKFDQR from the coding sequence ATGGCCTTGGTACGCCGACACCGAACTAATCCTGACATCTGGCCGGGTTTTGTCGATGCACTAGCAACGTTGCTTATGGTCATCATATTCTTATTGATGATTTTTGCGGTTTCCCAATTCTATCTGAGTGACGCATTAGTCGGTCGCGATAAGGCTCTAGCGTCACTCAATGTGAAGATGGCTGAATTAGCCGATCTTCTTGATGTTGAACAAAAGGCAAAAGCATCATTGCTTTCTGAGAAACTATCATTAAGTGCAGACCTCGAGAGTTCGATTTCGCGAGAAGACGCTCTAGCTTCTAACCTTGCGGCTGCTAAACGCGAATTAGAAAAAAACGAAACAGAACGTAATGCATTAAAAGGCGAGATAAGGGTCTCGCGTAATAATATTATGTTGTTGAAAAAAGATTTGGTGGCACTTGAGACGCTGAAGAAAAAATTTCAACAAGATGCCGCAAAACTACAGGTTAATCTCAATAAACGAACAACTTCGCTTAACGAGCAAAAGAAAATTTCTGCGACCACCAAAGCGCAGCTTACGTCAATAAAGCAGCAAATGAGCGCACTTCGTATTCAGCTTCTCGAGATTAAGAAGGCATTAGAGATTTCTGAAAGGAAAGACAAGGATGCTCAGATAAAGATAGCTAATCTTGGCAAACGTCTTAACGCAGCATTGGCAAGCAAGGTGCATCAGCTAGCTCGTTATAGATCACAATTTTTCGGACGTCTGCGGGATGTTCTTGGTGATCGTCGGGATGTACAAATTGTTGGCGACCGATTTGTTTTTCAGTCGGAAGTTTTGTTTAAGAGCGGCTCTGCAGTTATTGGCAACAAAGGTAAGGATAAGTTAAGGAAATTTGGCAGAACCTTGAAAGAGATAGCCAGCAATGTGCCGGACGATATAGACTGGATTCTTCGGGTTGATGGGCATACAGATCAAAGGCCCATCCGCACTATTGAGTTTCCTTCGAACTGGGAGCTTTCTGCTGCTAGGGCAATTTCGGTTGTGAAATTCTTACGCAAGCAGGGATTGCCTGCCAAACGTTTTGCCGCAACCGGATTTGCTGCCTCATATCCTCTCGACAATCGCAGTGACGAAATTGCTTACCGCCGTAATCGGCGTATCGAAATGAAATTTGATCAGCGCTAA
- a CDS encoding SDR family oxidoreductase translates to MPKTPDFFAKKTLFLTGAASGIGEATAYIFAREGANVICTDINLEGAKKVAREVNRRGGKGLAISCDVTERAKVEVAVAAGIKHFGNIDFQFNNAGSAIKRSKFLDIDDDLFEKAYDLNVKGVFYGMQAVLPHMLERGSGVIVNTASMSYIRGGGGHSIHYASAKGAVVTMTMGVAREFVKENIRCVSISPAAADTHFQDISSNDLKKSMTNDIPIGRMADPEEIAEVVLFLCSDACPYITADTIRISGGGGFR, encoded by the coding sequence ATGCCTAAAACACCAGATTTTTTTGCGAAAAAAACTCTTTTTCTGACCGGAGCAGCTAGTGGCATTGGCGAAGCAACCGCTTATATTTTTGCTCGCGAGGGCGCTAATGTGATCTGCACCGATATTAATTTAGAGGGAGCTAAAAAAGTTGCCCGCGAGGTGAACCGAAGGGGAGGTAAAGGTCTTGCCATATCATGCGACGTTACCGAGCGAGCAAAAGTCGAGGTGGCCGTTGCCGCCGGCATAAAACATTTCGGGAATATTGATTTTCAATTCAACAATGCAGGATCTGCAATAAAGCGCTCCAAGTTTCTAGATATCGATGATGATTTATTTGAGAAAGCCTACGACCTTAATGTCAAAGGGGTGTTCTACGGTATGCAGGCTGTTTTACCACACATGCTCGAGCGCGGCAGCGGAGTGATAGTAAACACGGCCTCCATGTCTTATATCCGGGGAGGAGGCGGTCACTCAATCCATTATGCCTCAGCTAAGGGTGCAGTCGTTACTATGACAATGGGAGTTGCGCGTGAGTTTGTAAAAGAAAATATACGCTGCGTTTCAATTTCGCCAGCAGCTGCTGATACCCATTTTCAAGATATTTCATCAAATGATTTAAAAAAGTCGATGACCAATGATATTCCCATAGGCCGAATGGCCGATCCAGAAGAAATTGCCGAAGTAGTACTATTCCTCTGTTCTGATGCATGCCCTTATATCACCGCCGATACAATCAGGATTTCTGGCGGTGGTGGATTTCGTTAG
- a CDS encoding cell cycle transcriptional regulator TrcR, whose translation MNGPLMPKATAVWLVDNTALSFEQIADFCGLHALEVQAIADDEVAIGMQGQDPIANGQVLREEINRCEHDSEARLKLLTSGTPIPEARAKGPRYTPLSKRQEKPDAVAWLLRHYPELSDAQIGRMIGTTKPTINAIRDRTHWNAPNLRPRSPVEIGLCSMEELEEHLGLARKRAARKAEREQKALAKKSQGLNKSENAINDEAKTIETNPVFSAWPATAKDPSSSTEEKSSMLEDWVKVDK comes from the coding sequence ATGAATGGGCCATTGATGCCGAAAGCCACGGCCGTGTGGCTGGTAGATAATACTGCGCTGAGTTTCGAGCAGATTGCCGACTTTTGCGGTCTTCACGCTCTTGAGGTACAGGCTATTGCTGATGACGAGGTGGCGATTGGCATGCAGGGTCAAGATCCGATAGCGAATGGGCAGGTACTGCGCGAGGAAATCAATCGATGTGAGCACGATTCAGAAGCTCGTCTTAAGCTACTGACCTCTGGTACTCCGATCCCAGAAGCGCGTGCAAAGGGGCCGCGCTACACACCGCTATCTAAACGTCAAGAAAAGCCAGATGCTGTAGCTTGGTTACTTCGGCATTATCCCGAATTATCAGATGCACAGATCGGAAGGATGATTGGGACGACGAAGCCTACAATAAATGCTATTCGGGACCGCACTCATTGGAATGCGCCCAACCTAAGGCCAAGAAGCCCTGTCGAGATTGGCCTTTGTTCGATGGAAGAACTCGAGGAACATTTAGGATTAGCTCGTAAGAGAGCTGCTCGTAAAGCCGAACGGGAACAGAAAGCTTTGGCGAAAAAATCTCAGGGGTTAAATAAGTCCGAAAATGCGATCAATGATGAAGCAAAAACCATCGAGACAAATCCTGTGTTCTCTGCTTGGCCTGCTACGGCTAAAGATCCTTCATCATCCACGGAAGAGAAATCATCGATGTTAGAAGACTGGGTGAAAGTTGATAAGTAG
- a CDS encoding phosphonopyruvate decarboxylase: protein MAAKKKTIWQDKLYQTLKKDLGVTQFAYVPDAGHKAIIDNSLSDKDVHSIALSTEEEGVGVAVGAWLGGERAALCVQSSGVGNCVNFFSLNTNGRIPLLMLVSMRGDFGEANPWQVPMGQAVKPVCEACGLTVLTCDYENEVVPTVQAAGAMAFRSNQPMAVLLTQKLLGAKKFA, encoded by the coding sequence ATGGCGGCAAAGAAAAAAACTATTTGGCAGGATAAGCTATATCAAACACTCAAAAAAGACCTTGGTGTGACCCAGTTTGCTTACGTGCCCGATGCGGGGCACAAAGCTATTATAGATAATTCTTTGAGTGACAAGGATGTTCATTCCATTGCCTTGTCAACTGAGGAGGAGGGCGTCGGCGTTGCTGTAGGTGCTTGGCTTGGCGGAGAGCGTGCTGCACTTTGTGTTCAGTCTAGTGGTGTAGGAAACTGCGTGAACTTTTTTAGTTTAAATACCAATGGCCGTATCCCGCTTTTAATGCTTGTCTCGATGCGGGGTGACTTTGGCGAAGCCAATCCTTGGCAGGTTCCCATGGGTCAAGCGGTTAAACCGGTTTGTGAGGCTTGTGGTTTGACCGTTCTCACGTGTGATTACGAGAACGAGGTAGTGCCTACTGTTCAGGCGGCAGGCGCTATGGCATTTCGGTCTAATCAGCCAATGGCTGTTTTACTCACGCAGAAGCTCCTTGGTGCAAAAAAATTCGCTTAG
- a CDS encoding TauD/TfdA family dioxygenase has protein sequence MKLTPFDAPLGAEITGINLADDLPAETIEELNAYWAEYLVLCIRNQNLAPLDFLKAGRIFGDPFEQLYGQFNHPDYPDIGLLTHQDGDTVGTGKRKIRGTSWHTDASYFECPPAGTMLFALEIPKGGGDTDFMSTRAAYEALPSRTKQQISQLKAIHVYESSRSPRKLIKRSQDQVEKFGEQTKHPIVRTHPANGCKSIFLNPIRVESVDGLTRDESNKILDDLHDHLFQPEFHYRHKWNVGDFLIWDNRSILHQANDDYDWRSQRRLLYRIMVKGERPF, from the coding sequence ATGAAATTAACGCCCTTTGACGCACCCTTAGGCGCCGAAATTACCGGCATCAACCTGGCGGACGACCTCCCCGCGGAAACCATAGAAGAGCTTAATGCTTATTGGGCTGAATATCTGGTATTATGTATTCGTAATCAGAACCTTGCTCCACTAGATTTTCTTAAGGCAGGCCGTATTTTTGGCGATCCCTTCGAACAGCTCTACGGACAATTCAACCATCCAGATTATCCCGACATTGGTCTTCTAACTCATCAAGATGGCGATACGGTTGGCACTGGCAAACGGAAAATACGTGGCACCTCATGGCATACAGACGCTTCCTATTTCGAGTGTCCTCCGGCCGGCACGATGCTTTTCGCCCTTGAAATCCCAAAAGGTGGGGGAGACACCGACTTCATGTCAACTCGGGCAGCATATGAAGCACTGCCTAGCAGAACGAAACAGCAAATAAGCCAGCTTAAAGCTATTCACGTCTATGAAAGCAGCAGGTCACCCCGTAAATTAATTAAGCGTTCTCAAGACCAGGTGGAGAAATTTGGTGAACAAACCAAACACCCAATAGTACGCACTCATCCGGCAAATGGTTGCAAATCAATTTTTCTTAATCCTATCCGGGTTGAGTCAGTGGATGGACTTACCCGGGACGAAAGCAACAAAATTCTTGATGATTTGCATGATCACCTATTCCAACCAGAATTTCATTATCGTCACAAATGGAATGTTGGGGATTTTTTAATTTGGGACAACCGAAGCATTTTACATCAAGCGAATGACGATTACGATTGGCGCAGCCAGCGACGACTTCTATACCGTATAATGGTTAAGGGTGAACGACCTTTTTGA
- a CDS encoding flagellar motor protein MotA, which produces MTRPTRYLLRMALFLMFGGIGMGLLAPTLTGAFLANPVLNGIIVFALSIGIVQSFRSTALLRREIIWIENFQRDGLAKTSVSEPILLASMASMLGERQEGRLSLSTMALRTLLDGIAARLDEIRETSRYMIGLLVFLGLLGTFWGLLQTIDSVGEVIGGLSVSSEDTEKFFENLRLGLKAPLAGMGTAFSSSLFGLAGSLILGFLALQAGQAHNRFYNELEDWLSGQTRLGSGLLGVEGDQSVPAFVQALLEQTADSLESLQRSLQKGEASRLEANKKIIEMADALVSFGEIMKTERQTMLQLAEGQQKLVPVLEKLGNSGLTAPSGGMSGVGIDYKAVETNLARIAGDLESGRAETIAEIRSEIRLLARTLAALSKGEK; this is translated from the coding sequence ATGACGCGGCCAACAAGGTATCTTCTACGCATGGCGCTTTTTTTAATGTTTGGAGGTATCGGCATGGGATTGCTGGCCCCCACCTTGACAGGGGCTTTCCTTGCCAATCCGGTTTTAAACGGCATCATTGTTTTTGCCCTTTCAATTGGCATTGTTCAAAGTTTCCGCAGCACTGCGTTGCTGCGCCGTGAGATCATATGGATCGAAAATTTCCAGCGTGATGGATTAGCAAAAACCTCAGTTTCCGAGCCGATTTTGTTAGCGTCGATGGCTAGTATGTTAGGTGAACGCCAGGAAGGACGATTAAGCTTGTCCACCATGGCGTTACGAACCCTTCTTGATGGTATCGCTGCGAGACTCGATGAAATTAGGGAGACATCGAGATACATGATCGGGTTGTTGGTATTTCTTGGGTTGCTTGGCACGTTCTGGGGTTTGCTTCAAACCATCGATTCAGTCGGCGAGGTCATAGGCGGGCTTTCAGTAAGCAGTGAAGACACTGAGAAATTTTTTGAAAATTTACGATTGGGCCTTAAGGCACCGCTTGCTGGGATGGGAACTGCATTTAGTTCCTCGCTTTTTGGTTTGGCTGGATCACTAATATTAGGGTTTCTAGCTCTGCAGGCAGGGCAGGCTCATAATCGTTTCTATAACGAACTAGAGGACTGGCTTTCTGGGCAAACCCGTCTCGGGTCTGGGCTTCTCGGCGTTGAAGGAGACCAATCAGTGCCGGCCTTTGTGCAAGCCTTATTAGAACAAACTGCAGATAGTCTCGAAAGTTTGCAGCGTAGTCTACAGAAAGGCGAAGCCAGCCGTCTCGAGGCTAACAAGAAAATAATTGAAATGGCGGATGCGCTTGTCAGTTTTGGAGAGATAATGAAGACTGAACGCCAAACGATGCTTCAGCTTGCCGAGGGCCAACAAAAGCTAGTGCCCGTTTTAGAGAAGCTCGGGAATTCTGGGTTGACGGCGCCAAGTGGCGGCATGTCCGGTGTGGGTATTGATTACAAGGCTGTCGAAACTAATTTGGCGAGGATTGCAGGGGACCTGGAAAGTGGGCGCGCCGAAACAATTGCAGAGATACGTTCGGAAATTCGCCTTCTCGCGCGTACCCTTGCGGCTCTGTCCAAGGGCGAGAAATAG